The Phycisphaeraceae bacterium genome has a window encoding:
- the prmC gene encoding peptide chain release factor N(5)-glutamine methyltransferase, which yields MRKEPPATPTTSGAPHASTSVRPESEPPWTTRRLLDWMRGYFVDRKIDSPRLVAEWLLAHVLGCQRLRLYMEADRPASPDELARLRGLVKRIAAHEPVQYVLGEWDFYGRPFFVSPCTLIPRPCTESLVEQVIRWGRGRGVAKDGNEARPIGGIADLGTGTGCIGLTLALEWPAARLVATDIAPEVLELARRNAERHGVSERVEFRLGSLLEPLAGERFDIIASNPPYIPDDEWTAVAPNVRDYEPHRALRGGADGLAFIRPLLAGAAEVLTPRGLLAVEIPHAKRDAVLALAADAPGLMNARVEKDSEGLWRVLLAERTG from the coding sequence ATGCGGAAGGAGCCGCCCGCCACCCCGACCACCTCTGGCGCGCCGCACGCTTCGACAAGCGTGCGACCCGAGTCGGAGCCGCCGTGGACGACTCGCCGGCTGCTCGACTGGATGCGCGGGTACTTTGTCGATCGGAAAATCGACTCCCCCCGACTCGTCGCCGAATGGCTGCTCGCCCACGTGCTGGGTTGCCAGCGGCTGCGGCTGTACATGGAAGCCGATCGCCCGGCCTCGCCGGATGAACTCGCCCGGCTGCGCGGGCTGGTGAAGCGCATCGCCGCCCACGAACCGGTGCAGTACGTGCTGGGCGAGTGGGACTTCTACGGTCGGCCGTTCTTCGTGTCCCCCTGTACGCTGATTCCGCGGCCCTGCACGGAGTCGCTGGTGGAGCAGGTGATCCGCTGGGGACGTGGGCGTGGGGTGGCGAAGGACGGCAACGAAGCACGGCCCATCGGGGGAATCGCCGACCTCGGCACGGGGACCGGCTGCATCGGGCTGACGCTCGCCCTGGAGTGGCCTGCCGCCCGGCTGGTGGCGACGGATATCGCCCCGGAGGTGCTGGAACTCGCCCGCCGCAACGCGGAGCGCCACGGGGTTTCGGAGCGAGTGGAGTTCCGGCTTGGTTCGCTCCTCGAGCCGCTGGCGGGTGAACGATTCGACATCATCGCATCCAACCCGCCGTACATTCCAGATGATGAGTGGACCGCCGTGGCGCCGAACGTGAGGGACTACGAGCCGCACCGGGCCCTGCGCGGCGGGGCGGATGGGCTGGCCTTCATTCGGCCGCTCCTCGCCGGCGCGGCCGAGGTGCTCACCCCGCGGGGCCTGCTGGCGGTGGAGATTCCTCACGCGAAGCGGGACGCGGTGCTGGCCCTTGCCGCCGACGCGCCGGGGCTGATGAACGCCCGCGTGGAGAAGGACAGTGAGGGATTGTGGCGTGTGCTGCTGGCGGAACGGACGGGGTGA
- a CDS encoding sulfite exporter TauE/SafE family protein produces MPWYEILALSGFGLLAGILGGLLGIGGSIILIPALTLVFSHDMHLAQAASMLVITFVAVPSTIQHHRNHAVRWRVVWIMLPFAIVFIILGVQTGNLFNAHLLKRIFATFLLYVIYLNVRKLLKPKEPDHADGPRRGRWRIPFVGSVVGFMAGVLGIGGGIVVVPLFQKICKIPLRNAIATSSALMTITSVFGAVRKNMTLPTLVEESAVKGNGVVDWVAGFTGLPAAVAQSVTIAAVIIPLAIVGSFIGAHLTHKLPVNVVRLVFVIVLMVTAVDMMFG; encoded by the coding sequence ATGCCGTGGTATGAGATTCTGGCCCTCTCCGGTTTCGGGTTGCTCGCCGGCATCCTCGGCGGGCTGCTGGGGATCGGCGGGTCGATTATCCTGATTCCCGCCCTGACGCTGGTCTTCAGCCACGACATGCACCTCGCGCAGGCGGCGTCGATGCTGGTCATCACCTTCGTGGCGGTGCCCTCGACGATTCAGCATCACCGCAATCACGCCGTGCGCTGGCGCGTGGTGTGGATCATGCTGCCCTTCGCCATCGTGTTCATCATCCTCGGCGTGCAGACGGGCAACCTGTTCAACGCCCACCTGCTCAAGCGCATCTTCGCCACGTTTCTGCTCTACGTCATCTACCTCAACGTGCGCAAGCTGCTCAAGCCCAAGGAGCCGGACCATGCGGACGGGCCGCGCCGGGGTCGATGGCGGATCCCCTTCGTCGGATCGGTGGTGGGCTTCATGGCGGGCGTGCTGGGCATCGGCGGGGGCATCGTGGTCGTGCCGCTGTTCCAGAAGATCTGCAAGATTCCGCTGCGCAACGCCATCGCCACCAGCTCGGCTCTGATGACCATCACCTCGGTCTTCGGCGCGGTGCGCAAGAACATGACGCTGCCAACGCTGGTGGAGGAATCAGCGGTCAAGGGCAACGGCGTGGTGGACTGGGTGGCGGGCTTCACCGGACTGCCTGCGGCGGTGGCTCAGAGCGTCACTATCGCGGCGGTCATCATCCCGCTGGCCATCGTAGGCAGTTTCATCGGCGCGCATCTCACCCACAAACTGCCGGTCAACGTGGTGCGGCTGGTATTTGTGATCGTGCTGATGGTGACGGCGGTGGACATGATGTTCGGGTAA
- a CDS encoding penicillin acylase family protein, protein MSGDPLRDSLPVYTGETTISGLTAPVTIRRDVQAVPIIEGAAALDVMTAQGFVHSQERFFQMDLARRYAAGELAEVVGPPMLATDRTMRHHRFRSVAAAVVAALTPEDRAILDAYVRGVNAYLAQAAAPPPEYALLNAKPAPWTAEDSILVILSMYDALHREASVEARMGVMQEAMPAELVAFLTPDTTRDDSPLILEPDGTNGHRPALIPAPEIIDLRTRTTADAAAAWLMDDLIEPRPLLAGSNNWAVAGTRTTDGRAIVANDPHLMLAAPVLWYRCELAWPGHRAVGVSLPGVPWIVIGSTDHLAWGVTNATADFQDWIIVEVDPDDPSRYRTPQGWEPFGEIVETIRVRGGADEPLTLRTTRWGVVQAMDHRGRPMVLRWTAHDPAMTNLGLMRMINARTLEEGLAVARAWRGPSQNVVMADATGRIGWVISGGYPNRAGFSGKFPESWADGSKGWNGELPEHLRPQVIDPPSGVVFTANNRTSSLAQSRRLSSMWAGPDRAKRIAMMLSSARKPFSESDLLDMQLDTRVTPLEAYQALALRLLDGVEDAELAQARQAIAAWSGEAEVDQPGLPLLNAWQRRVRTRVLTPIMRECTAIDPSFRYGWYLADEVVARLLEERPDHLLAPGFETWDSLLLTCLREAIADLKRAQPPLPIDATWGQVNRAAIRHPVAEAAPPFLRGMLGMPEDPLPGHPDAVRVAAPTFGASMRLVVSPGRAADGFLQLPTGQSGHPLSPHFRDQHRAWLEGRPTPLRPGEIVHTFTLAPPAE, encoded by the coding sequence ATGTCCGGCGATCCCCTGCGCGACTCCCTGCCGGTGTACACGGGAGAGACGACCATCTCGGGGCTGACGGCTCCGGTGACGATCCGCCGTGACGTCCAAGCCGTGCCGATCATCGAAGGCGCTGCCGCACTCGACGTGATGACCGCACAGGGCTTCGTCCACTCGCAGGAGCGGTTCTTCCAGATGGATCTCGCCCGGCGTTACGCCGCGGGGGAACTGGCCGAAGTCGTCGGTCCGCCCATGCTGGCGACTGATCGCACGATGCGCCATCACCGCTTCCGTTCGGTCGCCGCGGCGGTGGTGGCGGCGCTCACGCCCGAGGACCGGGCGATCCTGGACGCCTACGTCCGAGGCGTCAACGCGTACCTGGCTCAAGCCGCCGCGCCGCCGCCGGAATACGCCCTGCTGAACGCCAAACCCGCGCCGTGGACGGCGGAGGATTCGATCCTCGTCATCCTGTCGATGTACGACGCGCTGCACCGCGAGGCGTCCGTTGAAGCGCGAATGGGCGTCATGCAGGAAGCGATGCCCGCGGAGCTTGTGGCGTTCCTGACGCCGGACACCACGCGCGATGACTCACCGCTCATCCTTGAACCCGATGGGACCAATGGGCACCGCCCCGCGCTGATCCCCGCCCCGGAGATCATTGACCTGCGCACCAGAACCACCGCGGACGCCGCGGCAGCATGGCTGATGGATGATCTCATCGAACCCAGGCCGCTGCTGGCCGGGTCAAACAACTGGGCGGTGGCGGGGACGCGCACCACGGACGGACGCGCCATCGTGGCCAACGATCCGCACCTGATGCTCGCCGCCCCTGTGCTGTGGTATCGCTGCGAGCTGGCATGGCCCGGGCACCGGGCCGTAGGCGTCTCGCTGCCCGGCGTGCCGTGGATCGTGATCGGCAGCACCGATCACCTTGCGTGGGGCGTGACCAACGCCACGGCGGATTTTCAGGACTGGATCATCGTCGAAGTCGATCCCGATGATCCGTCACGGTATCGCACGCCGCAGGGATGGGAGCCGTTCGGCGAGATCGTCGAAACCATCCGCGTGCGCGGCGGCGCGGATGAGCCGCTCACCCTGCGCACCACCCGCTGGGGAGTGGTGCAGGCGATGGATCATCGCGGTCGCCCCATGGTGCTCAGATGGACGGCGCATGATCCCGCCATGACCAATCTCGGCCTGATGCGCATGATCAACGCGCGCACACTGGAAGAAGGGCTGGCCGTGGCCCGCGCGTGGCGCGGACCATCGCAGAACGTGGTCATGGCCGACGCGACCGGGCGCATCGGCTGGGTGATCTCCGGCGGCTATCCGAACCGGGCGGGGTTCTCCGGCAAGTTCCCCGAGTCGTGGGCGGACGGCTCGAAGGGCTGGAACGGTGAACTGCCTGAGCATCTGCGGCCGCAGGTGATCGATCCGCCCTCGGGCGTGGTATTCACGGCGAACAATCGCACCTCGTCGCTGGCCCAGTCCAGACGGCTCTCCAGCATGTGGGCTGGGCCTGATCGTGCGAAGCGCATCGCCATGATGCTCTCGTCGGCACGGAAGCCCTTCTCTGAAAGCGATCTGCTGGACATGCAGCTCGACACGCGCGTGACGCCGCTGGAGGCGTACCAGGCGCTCGCGCTGCGCCTGCTTGACGGTGTGGAGGACGCTGAACTCGCGCAGGCGCGGCAGGCGATCGCCGCGTGGTCCGGAGAGGCCGAAGTCGATCAGCCCGGCCTGCCTCTGCTCAACGCCTGGCAGCGGCGCGTGCGGACGCGCGTGCTCACGCCGATCATGCGCGAATGCACCGCCATCGACCCGTCGTTCCGCTACGGCTGGTACCTTGCGGATGAAGTCGTGGCGCGGCTTCTCGAGGAGCGACCCGACCACCTGCTGGCGCCGGGGTTCGAGACATGGGACTCGCTGCTGCTGACATGCCTGCGCGAGGCCATCGCGGACCTGAAGCGCGCCCAGCCGCCCCTGCCCATCGACGCCACGTGGGGACAGGTGAACCGGGCGGCGATCCGCCATCCGGTGGCCGAGGCGGCCCCGCCCTTCCTGCGCGGAATGCTCGGCATGCCCGAAGACCCGCTGCCCGGACACCCGGACGCGGTGCGCGTGGCCGCGCCGACCTTCGGCGCCAGCATGCGTCTCGTGGTGAGTCCCGGCCGTGCCGCCGATGGGTTCCTGCAACTGCCCACCGGTCAGAGCGGACACCCGCTGTCGCCTCACTTCCGCGATCAGCATCGGGCGTGGCTCGAGGGTCGTCCGACGCCGCTGCGCCCCGGTGAAATCGTTCATACATTCACGCTCGCACCGCCGGCGGAGTGA
- the recJ gene encoding single-stranded-DNA-specific exonuclease RecJ translates to MRGLTHRWRWRREPPPSREGALVERVLAARGLSNPDEVRAFREPTLRALHAPGLMPNIDAAAERILDAAQRGRTIILYGDYDVDGVTGVAILYHTIKAIEPGARIGTFVPHRLEDGYGLNPDALRELHAGGAELVVSVDCGITGAEEARIARSIGLELIITDHHNVPTGDGALPEAICVHPRLPGSEYPFGDLCGAGVAFKLAWRLATRWAGSDKVGKQLQKVLLDLLPLAALGTIADVMPLVGENRVIASLGLRTIRATPFAGLKALIDAAGLADAKIDCEKVGFVLGPTLNAVGRLGHARDAMRLMTDAPPEEAIGLARRLAELNRQRQQTERTIVAQAADMAAHAGMTGTDRRAIVLAHDAWHPGVVGIVCSRLVDKHRRPVVLMNRQGGVCKGSARSIDGYSIAAGFAACADLLTKHGGHDMAAGLTMPDVNLDAFTERLTAHANEHIPIEWLTPSLEVDCEATLADLSAQAVMDLRSLSPFGRGNPRPVVFVRGAVLTTPPRTIGKDGGHLDLRLVQDVDGRRCFIRAVWWRAGSLAAQLQQNQRVDVAIEPKINEFNGRTSVEAEIRDIRIAAPTRATDRVRSIEAYNHG, encoded by the coding sequence ATGCGAGGCCTGACGCACCGCTGGCGCTGGCGAAGGGAGCCGCCCCCGTCCAGGGAAGGGGCGCTAGTGGAGCGCGTGCTCGCCGCGCGGGGCCTCTCGAACCCGGATGAAGTCCGGGCCTTCCGCGAGCCGACGCTTCGAGCGCTGCACGCCCCCGGCCTGATGCCCAACATCGACGCCGCCGCCGAGCGCATTCTCGACGCCGCGCAGCGCGGTCGAACCATCATCCTGTACGGCGACTACGACGTGGACGGCGTCACGGGCGTCGCCATTCTCTACCACACCATCAAGGCCATCGAGCCAGGCGCCCGAATCGGCACCTTCGTCCCCCACCGACTGGAGGACGGCTACGGGCTGAATCCCGACGCCCTGCGCGAGCTGCACGCAGGCGGGGCGGAACTGGTCGTCAGCGTCGATTGCGGCATCACCGGGGCGGAGGAAGCCCGCATCGCCCGCTCGATCGGGCTGGAACTCATCATCACGGACCACCACAATGTGCCAACGGGTGATGGGGCACTTCCTGAAGCGATCTGCGTTCATCCGCGTCTGCCTGGAAGCGAATACCCCTTCGGCGACCTGTGCGGCGCGGGCGTGGCCTTCAAACTGGCATGGCGGCTGGCCACCCGCTGGGCGGGATCGGACAAGGTGGGCAAGCAACTGCAGAAGGTGCTGCTCGATCTGCTGCCGCTGGCGGCGCTCGGCACCATTGCGGACGTGATGCCGCTCGTGGGCGAGAACCGCGTGATCGCCTCGCTGGGGCTTCGGACGATCCGAGCCACGCCCTTCGCGGGGCTCAAGGCGCTCATCGACGCCGCCGGGCTTGCGGACGCGAAGATCGACTGCGAGAAGGTGGGCTTCGTGCTCGGCCCGACGCTCAACGCCGTGGGCCGCCTCGGCCATGCCCGCGACGCCATGCGCCTGATGACGGACGCACCACCCGAGGAGGCGATCGGACTGGCCAGGCGGCTGGCGGAACTGAACCGTCAGCGCCAGCAGACGGAGCGGACGATTGTCGCTCAGGCCGCCGACATGGCGGCCCACGCCGGCATGACCGGCACGGATCGGCGCGCCATCGTGCTGGCGCACGACGCATGGCATCCGGGCGTGGTCGGCATCGTCTGCTCGCGACTGGTGGACAAGCATCGGCGACCCGTGGTGCTGATGAACCGCCAGGGCGGCGTGTGCAAGGGCTCGGCCCGCAGCATCGACGGCTACTCCATCGCCGCGGGCTTCGCCGCCTGCGCCGACCTGCTCACCAAGCACGGCGGACACGACATGGCGGCAGGCCTGACGATGCCCGACGTCAACCTCGACGCCTTCACCGAGCGGCTGACGGCCCACGCCAATGAACACATTCCCATCGAGTGGCTGACGCCCTCGCTGGAAGTCGATTGCGAGGCGACGCTGGCGGACCTGTCGGCCCAAGCCGTCATGGATCTTCGTTCGCTTTCCCCCTTCGGTCGCGGCAACCCGCGTCCTGTGGTGTTTGTGCGCGGCGCGGTGCTCACGACTCCGCCGCGCACCATCGGCAAGGACGGCGGACACCTCGACCTGCGGCTGGTGCAGGACGTGGACGGGCGACGATGCTTCATCCGCGCCGTCTGGTGGCGGGCGGGGTCACTCGCGGCCCAGCTCCAGCAGAATCAGCGCGTGGACGTGGCGATTGAACCGAAGATCAATGAGTTCAACGGTCGAACCAGCGTTGAGGCGGAGATTCGAGACATCCGGATCGCCGCTCCGACGCGTGCGACGGATCGGGTCCGGTCGATCGAGGCCTACAACCACGGGTGA